One part of the Flavobacterium johnsoniae UW101 genome encodes these proteins:
- a CDS encoding response regulator — translation MSKKRLLIVDDDSRNIFALTHTLRVKSYDCLSCTSAEEALKLLKSDEEIDAVLLDMMMPEMDGYDAIPLIKAIPSRKSVFVIAVTAQAMTGDKEKCLEAGADDYISKPVDVDKLLLILSKI, via the coding sequence ATGAGTAAAAAACGACTTTTAATTGTAGATGACGATTCCAGAAATATATTCGCATTAACGCATACTTTGCGCGTCAAATCATACGATTGTTTGTCTTGCACAAGTGCCGAAGAAGCTTTAAAACTGCTGAAATCTGATGAAGAGATCGACGCTGTTTTACTGGATATGATGATGCCCGAAATGGACGGTTACGATGCAATTCCGTTAATAAAAGCAATTCCGTCCAGAAAATCGGTATTTGTTATTGCAGTTACTGCCCAGGCTATGACAGGCGATAAAGAAAAGTGTTTAGAGGCTGGAGCCGATGATTACATCTCTAAACCAGTTGATGTTGATAAGTTACTGCTTATACTAAGCAAAATTTGA